One window of Rhodopirellula bahusiensis genomic DNA carries:
- a CDS encoding DUF58 domain-containing protein, producing MTSTLSPETLQQIKRLDLKARMVVRGFLQGLHSSPLQGFSVQFSDHRRYARGDDPKLIDWLVYAKTDKHYIKRFEAETNLNGFLLMDLSKSMGFRQGTSMTKFEYSTCLAAALTYLMSLQKDPVGLLTFDDKLRAILPARSRRGHLGDVLAALSGMTPEGTTELPNCLVQVAAMLKQHSLVMLFSDLLGDPEETLAALARLRHGGHDVIVFHVLDDAEVRFPYDGPVEFEDPETGELVTVDATGFRAEYLDQIAAFRETYSQGCSALRIDYVPLDTSMPFDRALTEYLQQRQARF from the coding sequence ATGACATCGACTCTTTCGCCGGAAACGTTGCAGCAGATCAAGCGACTCGATTTGAAGGCTCGCATGGTCGTGCGCGGATTCTTGCAAGGTTTGCACAGCAGCCCGCTGCAAGGTTTTTCGGTTCAATTCAGCGATCACCGTCGTTACGCACGTGGCGATGATCCAAAGTTGATCGATTGGCTGGTCTACGCGAAAACGGACAAGCACTATATCAAGCGGTTCGAAGCGGAAACCAACCTGAACGGTTTCTTGTTGATGGACCTTTCGAAATCGATGGGTTTCCGTCAGGGAACCTCGATGACAAAGTTCGAATACTCAACGTGCTTGGCTGCGGCGCTGACGTATCTGATGTCGCTGCAAAAAGACCCAGTGGGATTGCTCACCTTCGACGATAAATTGCGAGCAATCTTGCCCGCCCGAAGTCGCCGTGGACATCTCGGAGACGTTCTGGCGGCCCTGTCCGGGATGACTCCGGAAGGCACAACCGAACTGCCAAATTGCTTGGTTCAGGTTGCCGCCATGCTGAAGCAACACAGCCTCGTGATGCTCTTCTCCGACTTGCTGGGCGATCCCGAGGAAACGCTCGCGGCCCTGGCCCGACTACGACACGGCGGCCACGATGTGATCGTCTTTCATGTGCTCGACGACGCCGAAGTACGCTTTCCCTACGACGGTCCCGTGGAATTCGAGGACCCTGAAACTGGTGAGCTGGTCACGGTTGACGCGACGGGATTCCGAGCCGAATACCTCGATCAAATCGCCGCCTTTCGCGAAACGTACTCGCAAGGGTGCTCGGCACTGCGAATCGATTACGTCCCGCTGGACACCAGCATGCCGTTTGATCGAGCGCTCACCGAGTACCTGCAGCAGCGCCAGGCGAGGTTCTAA
- a CDS encoding ABC transporter ATP-binding protein, giving the protein MLVVSELSKSYPTAGEPLSVLRGVNLELSPGQSAAIVGPSGSGKTTLLQILGTLDEPDSGSVQINGQDPFALDARERAAYRNQTIGFIFQDHHLLPQLSVTENVLIPALANGKPTGDDLSRASELIDAVGLSHRATHLPRELSGGERERVAIARALLMQPAVVLADEPTGNLDSKTAKTITELLLRLQSEQNTVLVTVTHSLSLADEMNERFELVDGALVRRERFGITA; this is encoded by the coding sequence GTGTTGGTTGTTTCCGAGCTGTCGAAATCGTATCCCACCGCGGGCGAACCGCTGTCCGTCTTGCGAGGCGTCAACCTCGAGCTTTCCCCCGGACAATCTGCCGCGATTGTTGGTCCAAGCGGAAGTGGCAAGACAACGCTGCTACAAATTCTTGGAACCCTCGACGAACCAGACTCTGGTTCCGTCCAAATTAACGGCCAAGATCCGTTTGCTCTCGATGCACGCGAGCGAGCCGCCTACCGAAATCAAACGATTGGGTTCATCTTCCAAGACCATCATCTGCTGCCTCAGCTGTCCGTGACGGAAAACGTTCTCATCCCCGCCTTGGCGAATGGAAAACCAACCGGCGACGATCTCTCACGAGCAAGCGAATTGATCGACGCGGTGGGTTTATCACACCGAGCCACCCATTTGCCTCGCGAATTGTCTGGTGGCGAACGCGAGCGGGTCGCAATCGCACGAGCATTGTTGATGCAACCAGCGGTCGTTCTCGCTGACGAACCAACCGGCAATCTGGATTCCAAGACCGCGAAAACGATCACGGAGTTGTTGCTGCGTTTGCAATCCGAACAGAACACGGTTTTGGTGACGGTCACGCACTCGTTGTCGCTCGCCGACGAAATGAACGAACGCTTTGAGTTGGTCGATGGAGCCTTGGTTCGTCGCGAAAGATTTGGCATCACCGCATGA
- a CDS encoding DUF1559 domain-containing protein, translating to MSSRSHVCPDGADHTIRTRRGFTLVELLVVIAIIGVMVGLLLPAVQSAREAARRMSCSNNMKQIGLALHNYHSTFKSFPASGRAEDYTANGWSRKSSWFIAILPQLEQSAIYDGIDFSASSFDAINADWAAPVVHWEEMDRARVPGFWCPSSVLAKTNIYPTNSGTQALGAPANIEVQIPDYAGNSGSNFRGGTIEDHPTAVWDWGGVHADNGFFGMTMRFDTPWPGTLTKFASLLDGTSHTIAVGEQGGVHDGFNDHRAGAVLGGMWSCGTATASSNKNNYVVTRYPINYSGDDWPSWGGLNYDGGWQKNGMETAFNNTAFRSQHAGGAQFVLADGSVQFITDSIQFEVYTALMDRADRSGMEELE from the coding sequence ATGTCATCGCGTTCCCACGTTTGTCCGGACGGCGCCGATCATACGATTCGCACACGACGTGGTTTCACCTTGGTTGAACTGCTGGTCGTCATTGCGATCATCGGAGTGATGGTTGGGTTGTTGCTGCCTGCTGTGCAGTCTGCTCGTGAGGCCGCTCGCCGGATGAGCTGCAGCAACAACATGAAGCAGATCGGATTGGCGCTGCACAACTACCACTCGACGTTCAAGTCGTTTCCCGCGTCTGGCCGCGCGGAGGACTACACGGCGAATGGTTGGTCCCGGAAGTCATCTTGGTTCATTGCCATTTTGCCTCAGTTGGAACAGTCAGCGATCTACGATGGAATTGACTTCTCCGCGTCATCTTTCGATGCAATCAATGCGGATTGGGCGGCTCCCGTGGTCCACTGGGAAGAAATGGATCGAGCACGGGTGCCAGGATTTTGGTGCCCATCGAGTGTGCTCGCGAAAACCAATATCTATCCGACCAACAGTGGCACGCAGGCTTTGGGTGCACCCGCCAATATCGAAGTGCAAATTCCTGACTACGCTGGCAACAGCGGCAGCAACTTTCGCGGCGGAACGATTGAAGATCATCCGACCGCGGTTTGGGATTGGGGCGGTGTCCATGCGGACAATGGTTTCTTCGGTATGACGATGCGTTTCGATACGCCTTGGCCGGGGACGCTCACCAAGTTTGCCTCGCTGTTGGACGGAACTTCGCACACGATCGCGGTGGGCGAGCAAGGTGGCGTTCACGACGGTTTCAATGATCACCGAGCCGGAGCCGTGCTCGGTGGAATGTGGTCTTGTGGAACCGCGACGGCGTCTAGCAACAAAAACAATTATGTCGTGACTCGATATCCGATCAATTACTCCGGCGACGATTGGCCGTCTTGGGGTGGACTGAATTACGACGGTGGTTGGCAAAAGAACGGCATGGAAACGGCCTTCAATAACACTGCCTTTCGATCGCAGCACGCCGGTGGGGCTCAGTTCGTGCTGGCCGACGGGTCCGTTCAGTTCATTACCGATAGCATTCAGTTCGAAGTCTACACGGCGTTGATGGATCGTGCGGACCGTTCCGGCATGGAGGAACTCGAGTGA
- a CDS encoding peptidase associated/transthyretin-like domain-containing protein, with the protein MTIKQMTSIETPNMRKRFFLLGPSMLLVGLMAAVSGCGPSGPETGEVTGVVSMDGDPVPGASITFYPVSGRQSFGKSDQEGRYTLEYSKDMPGAVTGQHRVKIMTGGMGAPSMPSGPAESPSKSRPRSGGMAPPTEVTLSEMVTVESGTNEINLTILPK; encoded by the coding sequence ATGACGATCAAACAAATGACCTCGATTGAGACGCCGAATATGCGAAAACGGTTCTTTCTGCTCGGCCCAAGCATGCTGCTGGTTGGCTTGATGGCAGCGGTGTCGGGATGCGGGCCATCGGGTCCTGAGACGGGTGAAGTCACGGGGGTGGTCAGCATGGACGGGGATCCCGTCCCGGGTGCCTCGATCACCTTTTATCCTGTTTCGGGTCGACAGTCTTTCGGGAAGTCAGACCAGGAAGGACGCTACACGTTGGAGTACAGCAAGGACATGCCAGGTGCGGTCACGGGGCAGCACCGCGTGAAGATCATGACCGGAGGAATGGGGGCACCCAGTATGCCGAGCGGTCCGGCTGAAAGTCCCAGCAAGTCTCGTCCACGTTCAGGTGGCATGGCCCCGCCGACTGAAGTCACGCTGTCCGAGATGGTCACCGTTGAGTCTGGCACCAACGAAATCAACCTGACGATTCTTCCGAAGTAG
- a CDS encoding YdcF family protein: MNANPSIDPAEDQPTQSTVKPRSCCSGIVVALAVPAALVLLLVVVTWMQQGFVAGMRCGTDLIQPVGLVWLGLLALTAFAFSQWRRGFHSVVKPIAWFTCFLVWGIVANGDFANWMSGQVESPLRSEPHPALEQRKLERPLDAVVVLGGGSSAITAGFYELGRDGERVISAAQAYHAGATRMIIVTGSSTDGYEPPWKQSTQLLLSLGVPEAAIVRIEGVNTRAEMQSLRELMDSPPAEFGSLGRTDEEQSGELQVGLITSAFHMPRALRLAKASSLELIPLPCAFRAENNDRPWVASSLVPRAENLDTVAKMFKETIAKMVGQ; the protein is encoded by the coding sequence ATGAATGCAAACCCTTCCATTGATCCCGCCGAAGACCAGCCGACTCAATCAACGGTGAAACCTCGTTCGTGCTGTTCGGGCATCGTCGTTGCGCTCGCCGTCCCGGCTGCACTCGTGTTGTTGCTGGTTGTCGTGACGTGGATGCAACAGGGTTTTGTTGCTGGGATGAGGTGCGGAACCGATTTGATTCAGCCGGTCGGTTTGGTTTGGCTGGGGTTGCTTGCTTTGACCGCATTCGCTTTTTCGCAGTGGCGTCGAGGGTTTCACTCGGTGGTCAAACCGATCGCGTGGTTCACTTGCTTTTTGGTTTGGGGGATCGTCGCCAATGGTGACTTTGCGAATTGGATGAGCGGGCAGGTCGAAAGCCCGCTACGATCCGAACCTCACCCCGCGTTGGAACAACGCAAGTTGGAACGACCGTTGGATGCCGTGGTTGTGTTGGGCGGCGGTTCATCTGCGATCACAGCCGGTTTCTATGAACTGGGACGAGATGGCGAACGGGTGATTTCAGCGGCTCAGGCATATCACGCCGGTGCTACGCGAATGATTATCGTCACGGGATCTTCCACGGACGGATACGAGCCGCCCTGGAAACAGTCGACTCAGTTACTGTTGTCGTTGGGTGTGCCAGAGGCAGCGATCGTTCGAATCGAGGGAGTCAACACGCGAGCGGAAATGCAGTCGCTGAGAGAGTTGATGGACTCGCCGCCAGCTGAATTTGGATCGCTTGGGCGGACCGACGAGGAGCAATCGGGTGAACTCCAAGTGGGATTGATCACCAGTGCGTTTCATATGCCACGTGCGCTGCGGTTGGCGAAAGCATCCTCGCTTGAGCTGATCCCGCTGCCGTGTGCCTTTCGAGCCGAAAACAATGATCGGCCTTGGGTTGCATCGTCGCTGGTTCCGAGAGCAGAGAACCTCGATACCGTCGCGAAAATGTTCAAGGAAACGATCGCGAAAATGGTGGGGCAGTGA